Proteins from a genomic interval of Paenibacillus sp. FSL H8-0048:
- a CDS encoding ABC transporter substrate-binding protein, with product MRTTRSSGAVLAALTAVILGITGCGGGNSGASAPSKAESTAAATTAGTEGSTNPDTSTFRKLKVYTVGNFPQNDTKAVVDEINKYLKEKINAEIDFQGLPWSSWAEKMALAYQSGEQVDLTFAPNWADFANNVAKGAFLPLDDLLAKYGQGIKDTLDPRFFDGGKVDGKIYAIPTNKEIGESHTIMFRKDLVDKYGFDVNSIETLEDLEPWLQTIKEKEPAIAPIWLSGSGSDTLGYFDKTRESMKENFRYELVAGAPAGIVLDTKTDKMVISSMESDTAIYRMKLYGDWFAKGYINKDAATTKTSTEDAFKAGKTWMKFGSDKPDSDKEDSIATGIELVKLKGNEPEISTASVSNSMMAIGRTSIDPERTMMLLNLLHTDPVLVNLIDFGVEGRQYVKVEGKDNFIKLPDGIATRADTGWAPGIEWMFGNQTITYLWEGESADKWEKFKAYNESAHKVKSFGFNFNTDAVKTQVSVVSNIIKEFRPLLETGSLGVDKVLTEYNNKLKANGIEEIRAEVQKQYDAWKAKQPK from the coding sequence ATGAGAACAACCAGAAGCTCGGGCGCGGTGCTTGCTGCCCTAACCGCCGTGATACTGGGCATTACCGGATGCGGCGGGGGCAATTCAGGTGCATCCGCACCCTCCAAGGCAGAATCGACAGCAGCAGCTACAACAGCAGGCACGGAAGGCAGCACGAATCCTGACACCTCAACGTTCCGCAAGCTGAAAGTGTACACGGTCGGAAATTTCCCGCAAAATGATACCAAGGCGGTTGTAGACGAGATCAACAAGTATCTCAAAGAAAAAATCAACGCCGAGATTGACTTCCAGGGACTCCCTTGGTCCTCCTGGGCCGAGAAGATGGCACTGGCCTATCAATCCGGTGAACAGGTCGATTTGACCTTTGCCCCGAACTGGGCGGATTTCGCCAATAACGTAGCCAAAGGCGCATTCCTGCCGCTGGATGATCTGTTAGCCAAATATGGACAAGGCATCAAGGACACCCTGGACCCCCGCTTCTTTGACGGCGGCAAGGTGGACGGCAAAATCTACGCCATTCCGACCAATAAGGAAATCGGCGAGAGCCATACCATTATGTTCCGCAAGGATCTGGTGGATAAATACGGATTCGATGTGAACTCGATTGAGACGCTGGAGGATCTGGAGCCATGGCTGCAGACGATCAAGGAGAAGGAACCGGCCATCGCGCCAATCTGGCTCTCCGGCAGCGGCTCGGACACCCTGGGCTACTTCGACAAGACCAGAGAGAGCATGAAGGAGAACTTCCGCTATGAGCTGGTGGCAGGCGCTCCTGCCGGAATCGTCCTGGATACCAAGACCGATAAGATGGTGATCAGCTCGATGGAATCTGACACGGCGATCTACCGTATGAAGCTCTACGGCGACTGGTTCGCCAAAGGCTACATCAATAAAGATGCGGCAACGACCAAAACCAGTACTGAAGACGCTTTCAAGGCCGGCAAGACCTGGATGAAATTCGGTTCAGACAAACCGGACTCCGACAAGGAAGATTCCATTGCCACCGGCATTGAACTGGTGAAGCTGAAGGGGAATGAACCCGAGATCAGCACCGCCAGCGTCAGCAACTCCATGATGGCCATCGGACGCACCTCAATTGATCCAGAGCGGACAATGATGCTGCTGAACCTGCTGCATACCGACCCGGTTCTGGTCAATCTGATTGACTTCGGCGTAGAGGGACGGCAGTATGTCAAGGTAGAAGGCAAGGACAACTTCATCAAGCTGCCTGACGGCATTGCTACCCGTGCCGATACCGGCTGGGCACCGGGAATTGAATGGATGTTCGGCAACCAGACCATAACCTATCTGTGGGAAGGTGAAAGTGCCGATAAATGGGAGAAGTTCAAGGCTTATAACGAGAGTGCCCATAAGGTGAAGTCCTTCGGCTTCAACTTCAATACCGACGCTGTCAAAACACAGGTCTCTGTGGTCAGCAATATTATCAAGGAATTCCGTCCGCTGCTGGAAACGGGCAGCCTGGGAGTAGACAAGGTGCTGACGGAATACAATAATAAGCTAAAGGCTAACGGCATTGAAGAGATCCGCGCCGAGGTTCAGAAGCAATACGATGCGTGGAAGGCTAAACAACCAAAATAA
- a CDS encoding carbohydrate ABC transporter permease, with product MTTASRSNPYTKGSTTAQIILNVFFIAFSLACILPIVLIVAISLTNEKALTLQGYKFWPDHIDASAYQYLFKHSETLVKAYGVSLTVTLIGTVLAVLLIALYAYPLYRKDFPFKKTFNFYLLITMLFSGGLVPFYLLYVNYLDLKDSLVALILPGLSNAFYIFITRTFFQQTIPEEMIESGKLDGASEWRIFFQLVLPISLPVLATIGLFTTLMYWNDWFNSMLFINDTNKFSLQYVMIQMIRQAEFFKTQLAGTGVALMVQESVPTESLRMAMVVLSIGPILFIYPFFQKYFTKGLTIGAIKG from the coding sequence ATGACTACTGCATCCCGAAGCAACCCTTATACCAAAGGCTCCACCACCGCCCAGATTATTCTGAATGTGTTCTTCATCGCCTTCAGCCTGGCGTGTATCCTGCCGATTGTGCTCATTGTCGCTATCTCCTTAACGAACGAGAAGGCCTTGACGCTGCAGGGATACAAGTTCTGGCCCGATCATATCGATGCTTCCGCGTACCAATATTTGTTCAAGCATTCGGAGACACTGGTTAAGGCGTATGGCGTCAGCCTGACCGTTACCCTTATCGGAACTGTTCTGGCCGTGCTGCTGATTGCGCTGTATGCGTATCCGCTCTACCGGAAGGATTTTCCTTTTAAAAAGACATTCAACTTCTACCTGCTGATCACCATGCTGTTCTCGGGAGGGCTTGTCCCCTTCTATCTGCTATACGTGAACTATCTCGATCTGAAGGACTCGCTGGTTGCGCTGATTCTGCCCGGCTTGTCCAATGCCTTCTATATCTTCATCACCCGTACCTTCTTCCAGCAGACCATCCCGGAGGAGATGATTGAATCCGGTAAGCTCGACGGAGCTTCGGAATGGCGGATCTTCTTCCAGTTGGTGCTGCCGATCTCCCTGCCTGTGCTGGCGACCATCGGACTGTTCACTACGCTGATGTACTGGAATGACTGGTTCAACTCCATGCTGTTCATTAATGACACCAATAAGTTCTCCCTGCAGTACGTTATGATTCAGATGATCCGCCAGGCCGAGTTCTTCAAAACCCAGCTTGCCGGCACCGGTGTCGCCCTGATGGTACAGGAATCCGTTCCAACCGAAAGTCTGCGGATGGCCATGGTCGTGCTGTCGATTGGTCCGATTCTGTTCATCTATCCGTTCTTCCAGAAGTACTTCACCAAGGGCCTCACGATTGGGGCTATCAAAGGTTAA
- a CDS encoding L-ribulose-5-phosphate 4-epimerase, with protein sequence MLEQLKEEVCEANLELPKHGLVKYTWGNVSAVDRASGLFVIKPSGVSYDKMKPSDMVVVDFDGNVVEGEMRPSSDTATHAVLYKHYAEIGGIVHTHSTWATIWAQAGLDVPVMGTTHADTFYGSVPCTRFLTQEEIDRGYEAETGHVIIETFEQRGLDVMAIPGVLLKGHAPFTWGKDAHAAVMNSVVLEEVSKMNHFARQLNTFAEELPQRILDKHYLRKHGKDAYYGQK encoded by the coding sequence ATGCTGGAGCAACTGAAGGAAGAGGTATGCGAGGCGAATCTGGAGCTGCCTAAGCACGGGCTGGTCAAATACACCTGGGGCAATGTGAGCGCGGTGGACCGGGCGAGCGGCCTGTTCGTCATCAAGCCGAGCGGTGTCAGCTATGACAAAATGAAGCCGAGTGATATGGTCGTTGTGGACTTTGACGGCAATGTGGTGGAAGGAGAGATGCGGCCTTCTTCAGATACAGCTACTCATGCTGTACTCTACAAGCATTATGCCGAGATCGGCGGTATCGTGCATACCCATTCTACGTGGGCAACCATCTGGGCTCAGGCCGGACTGGATGTTCCGGTTATGGGGACGACACATGCAGACACCTTCTACGGTTCTGTACCGTGTACACGGTTCCTGACCCAGGAAGAGATTGACCGCGGGTATGAAGCAGAGACCGGGCATGTGATCATTGAGACCTTTGAACAGCGGGGGCTGGATGTCATGGCGATTCCCGGCGTTCTGCTGAAGGGCCATGCGCCGTTCACGTGGGGCAAGGATGCCCACGCCGCTGTGATGAACAGTGTGGTGCTGGAGGAAGTGTCCAAGATGAACCACTTCGCCCGCCAGCTGAACACCTTCGCCGAGGAGCTGCCGCAACGGATTCTGGACAAGCATTATCTGCGCAAGCACGGCAAGGACGCGTATTACGGGCAGAAGTAA
- a CDS encoding GntR family transcriptional regulator has protein sequence MRTKYQIIFDELKSNILSGTYSVGEQIPTESALQEMYGVSRQTVRKAILELSNEGFLRSEKGSGTYVSHQFRSKSGNGAGKRTIGVITTYLSDYIFPSIIRGIEGRLNEDNYSLLLASTNNDVAQEKKALEMMLSFGVDGLIIEPTKSNLYNPNIAYYLSFKEQDVPFIMINAYYEELEVPFFCLDDVQSSYLATRELISKGHTQIGIIAKMDDLQGKYRMKGYIKALGEAKLRFHPEQVLSFDTESKQALSANLEQFLTDNREALTAIVCYNDEVGLEVVKVCRELGISIPEDLSIIGQDNSYIAKNAGIKLTTLTHPQEQMGRDAAEWVIKKLQGKKDLKSSTYYLPELIEGETVRVLAPAE, from the coding sequence GTGCGAACCAAATACCAGATCATATTCGATGAACTCAAAAGCAATATCCTGTCCGGCACCTACAGTGTGGGCGAACAAATCCCTACAGAATCTGCGCTGCAGGAGATGTACGGCGTCAGCCGCCAGACCGTGCGGAAGGCCATTCTGGAGCTGTCCAACGAGGGATTCCTGCGGAGCGAAAAGGGCTCCGGCACCTATGTCAGCCACCAGTTCCGGTCCAAATCCGGGAATGGCGCGGGCAAACGGACCATCGGGGTAATCACCACGTACCTCTCCGATTATATTTTCCCCTCCATTATCCGGGGGATTGAAGGCAGGCTCAACGAGGACAACTATTCCCTGCTGCTCGCCAGCACCAATAATGATGTGGCCCAGGAGAAGAAGGCGCTGGAGATGATGCTGTCCTTCGGAGTAGACGGGCTGATTATTGAGCCTACGAAGAGCAACCTGTACAATCCGAATATCGCCTACTACCTGTCGTTCAAGGAGCAGGATGTCCCGTTCATCATGATTAACGCTTATTATGAGGAGCTGGAGGTGCCGTTCTTCTGTCTGGATGATGTACAGTCGAGCTATCTGGCGACCCGGGAGCTGATCTCGAAGGGGCATACCCAGATTGGAATTATTGCCAAAATGGACGATCTTCAGGGCAAGTACCGTATGAAGGGCTATATCAAAGCACTCGGCGAAGCCAAGCTGCGCTTCCACCCGGAGCAGGTGCTCTCCTTCGATACGGAATCGAAGCAGGCGCTGTCGGCCAATCTGGAGCAATTCCTGACAGATAACAGAGAGGCGCTGACCGCTATCGTCTGCTATAACGATGAAGTGGGGCTGGAAGTGGTCAAGGTGTGCCGCGAGCTTGGGATCTCGATCCCGGAGGATCTGTCGATTATCGGCCAGGACAACTCCTATATCGCCAAGAACGCAGGCATCAAGCTGACGACCTTAACCCACCCGCAGGAGCAGATGGGCCGGGATGCGGCCGAATGGGTCATTAAGAAGCTTCAAGGTAAAAAAGATCTGAAAAGCAGCACCTACTATCTGCCTGAACTGATAGAGGGAGAGACGGTGCGGGTGCTTGCGCCAGCGGAATAG
- a CDS encoding xylulokinase, translating to MDQNIKQAILKGETSLGIEFGSTRIKAVLINDGFETVASGSYEWENLLEGGYWTYPLTDIMKGLQAAYREMKQEVAQKYGVTVTTVGSIGFSAMMHGYMAFDSAGELLVPFRTWRNATTGAAAKELTELFQFNIPERWTIAHLYQAILNGEEHVPQATFVTTLGGYIHWLLTGSKAIGIGDASGVFPIDEASQNYHPAMVSQFDELIAAKNYPWKLSDLLPKVYAAGEQAGVLTEAGARLLDESGDLLAGIPLCPPEGDAGTGMVATNSVRKRTGNISVGTSVFAMIVLEKDLTAVYPEIDMVTTPDGSPVGMVHANNCSSDINAWVGLFREFSEALGFKADPAQLFSVLFNKALEADADGGGLLSYGYFSGENITGLEKGRPLFVRSPESRFTLGNFMRTHLFSAFGALKIGMDILTLKEQVSIDSILAHGGLFKTPVVGQRIVAAAMNVPVSVMSTAGEGGAWGMAILASYMKNRAQQERLDDFLDQKVFKDIEGETIHPVTADVKGFELFMERYTAGLAIEQAAVDHLVENGGN from the coding sequence ATGGATCAGAACATCAAGCAAGCGATACTTAAGGGAGAGACATCACTGGGTATCGAATTTGGGTCCACACGTATCAAGGCCGTCCTGATTAATGATGGATTCGAGACGGTTGCATCCGGAAGCTACGAGTGGGAGAACCTGCTGGAAGGCGGATATTGGACGTATCCTTTGACGGATATTATGAAGGGCCTGCAAGCGGCTTACCGCGAGATGAAGCAGGAGGTTGCACAGAAATACGGGGTTACGGTTACTACTGTCGGTTCGATCGGATTCTCAGCAATGATGCATGGATATATGGCCTTTGACAGCGCGGGCGAGCTGCTGGTTCCGTTCCGGACCTGGCGTAATGCTACAACCGGTGCGGCAGCCAAGGAATTAACAGAGCTGTTCCAGTTCAATATTCCGGAGCGCTGGACCATTGCCCACCTGTATCAGGCTATTCTGAACGGGGAAGAGCATGTTCCGCAGGCAACGTTCGTAACGACGCTGGGCGGATACATCCATTGGCTGCTGACCGGCAGCAAGGCGATCGGGATTGGCGATGCCTCCGGGGTCTTCCCTATAGATGAAGCTTCGCAGAATTACCATCCGGCCATGGTCAGCCAGTTCGATGAGCTGATTGCCGCCAAGAATTACCCTTGGAAGCTGAGTGATCTTCTGCCCAAGGTCTACGCTGCAGGCGAGCAGGCAGGTGTGTTAACAGAAGCCGGTGCTAGACTGCTGGATGAGTCCGGGGACTTGCTGGCAGGCATTCCGCTCTGTCCGCCGGAAGGCGATGCCGGAACAGGAATGGTCGCTACGAATAGTGTCCGCAAACGGACTGGTAACATCTCTGTAGGCACCTCCGTATTCGCCATGATCGTACTGGAGAAGGACCTTACGGCGGTATACCCTGAGATTGACATGGTGACCACCCCTGATGGCAGTCCGGTGGGAATGGTACATGCCAACAACTGCTCCAGCGATATCAACGCCTGGGTCGGCTTGTTCCGGGAATTCTCGGAGGCGTTGGGCTTCAAGGCTGATCCGGCGCAGCTGTTCAGTGTTCTGTTCAATAAAGCGCTGGAGGCAGACGCCGATGGCGGCGGCTTGCTCAGCTACGGATATTTCTCGGGTGAGAACATCACCGGGCTGGAGAAGGGACGGCCGCTGTTCGTCCGTTCGCCGGAGAGCCGGTTCACGCTGGGCAACTTTATGCGGACGCATTTATTCTCTGCTTTTGGCGCGCTTAAGATCGGTATGGATATTCTGACCTTGAAGGAGCAGGTGTCCATCGACAGCATTCTGGCGCATGGCGGCTTGTTCAAGACGCCTGTTGTCGGACAGAGAATCGTAGCTGCTGCGATGAATGTTCCGGTCTCTGTGATGTCAACAGCCGGAGAAGGCGGCGCGTGGGGGATGGCGATTCTGGCTTCTTATATGAAGAACAGAGCGCAGCAGGAGCGTCTGGATGATTTCCTCGACCAGAAGGTCTTCAAGGATATCGAAGGCGAGACCATTCATCCGGTTACGGCGGATGTGAAGGGCTTTGAATTGTTCATGGAACGCTACACGGCGGGTCTGGCGATTGAGCAGGCCGCTGTAGATCATCTTGTAGAGAATGGGGGGAATTAA
- the araA gene encoding L-arabinose isomerase codes for MSTVSDKQFWFVVGSQHLYGDEALGEVKAHAQEMTDALNNSGVLPYPLVLQDLAVSADKITSIMKEVNYRDEVAGVITWMHTFSPAKMWIRGTKLLQKPLLHLATQYNESIPWATIDMDFMNLNQAAHGDREYGFINARLKKQNKVVVGYWERPEVQKQIAEWMDVAVAYNEGFNIKVARFGDNMRNVGVTEGDKVEAQIQFGWTVDYFGIGDLVAYVNEVKQEEIDALFAEYTKLYAVDYGTYSKEDWEASVKVQASYEIALKRFLDAGGYNAFTSNFEDLHGMKQLPGLAVQRLMAQGYGFAGEGDWKTAALDRLMKVMSHNLNTGFMEDYTYEMAAGQEAILQSHMLEVDPSLASNQPKIIVSPLGIGDREDPARLVFDGKAGEGVVVSMADFGTHYKLLINEVTAFEPTVPAPNLPVARVLWQVKPNFQDGVRAWIENGGGHHTVVSLNLTTDQIVTYAKLVGLEYVIIK; via the coding sequence ATGTCGACAGTAAGTGACAAGCAATTCTGGTTCGTCGTAGGATCGCAGCACCTGTACGGAGATGAAGCGCTGGGTGAAGTGAAGGCTCATGCCCAGGAAATGACCGATGCGCTCAACAATAGCGGAGTGCTTCCTTATCCGCTGGTATTGCAGGATCTGGCCGTTAGCGCAGACAAAATCACTTCCATCATGAAAGAAGTGAACTACCGTGACGAGGTTGCCGGTGTAATCACCTGGATGCACACCTTCTCCCCGGCCAAAATGTGGATTCGCGGCACGAAACTGCTGCAGAAGCCGCTGCTGCATCTGGCAACCCAGTACAATGAGAGCATTCCTTGGGCGACCATTGACATGGACTTCATGAACCTGAACCAGGCTGCCCATGGCGACCGTGAGTATGGCTTCATCAATGCCCGTCTGAAGAAGCAGAATAAGGTCGTTGTAGGATACTGGGAACGCCCGGAAGTCCAGAAGCAGATTGCAGAATGGATGGACGTTGCCGTAGCTTATAACGAAGGCTTCAACATCAAGGTTGCCCGCTTCGGCGACAACATGCGTAACGTTGGCGTGACCGAAGGCGACAAGGTAGAAGCCCAGATCCAGTTCGGCTGGACCGTGGACTACTTCGGCATCGGCGATCTGGTGGCTTATGTGAATGAAGTGAAGCAGGAAGAGATCGATGCCCTGTTCGCAGAATATACCAAGCTGTATGCCGTTGATTACGGCACGTACAGCAAGGAAGATTGGGAAGCCAGCGTGAAGGTGCAGGCGAGCTATGAAATTGCCCTTAAGCGCTTCTTGGATGCAGGCGGCTACAATGCCTTCACCTCCAACTTCGAGGATCTGCACGGCATGAAGCAGCTTCCGGGTCTGGCTGTTCAGCGCCTGATGGCCCAAGGCTACGGCTTCGCTGGAGAAGGGGACTGGAAGACTGCGGCTCTGGACCGCCTGATGAAGGTGATGAGCCACAACCTGAACACCGGATTCATGGAAGATTACACTTATGAAATGGCAGCCGGACAGGAAGCGATTCTCCAGTCCCACATGCTGGAGGTTGATCCGAGCCTGGCCAGCAACCAGCCGAAGATCATCGTGTCCCCGCTGGGCATCGGCGACCGTGAAGATCCGGCCCGTCTCGTCTTCGACGGCAAGGCAGGCGAAGGCGTCGTGGTATCGATGGCCGACTTCGGCACCCACTACAAGCTGCTGATTAACGAAGTTACCGCCTTCGAGCCAACCGTTCCGGCTCCGAATCTGCCGGTAGCTCGCGTACTGTGGCAGGTAAAGCCTAACTTCCAGGACGGCGTTAGAGCCTGGATCGAGAACGGCGGCGGCCACCATACCGTTGTATCGCTGAACCTCACTACTGATCAGATCGTTACCTACGCCAAGCTGGTAGGACTGGAATACGTGATTATTAAGTAA
- a CDS encoding sensor histidine kinase, which translates to MKLSLRFKVSALVLLLVTPLFLFLSYTNLYSTNIVREKVAKSASDTLTLHLGTLDELLEQTSHYLLRTANENMLLELYSDSGPDSVNYYLSIRKLMDQWYSDVSYYTIIRSVFVYHQDRDELFLSSQREYYQEKEVIASGLSSRLKSPNLQGSLKWETVTLGDEPVLFKVLPDKSGRLLMGVLVSIDSLAQPLTQLESTGGSGQVGMIDNDGKLLWGQFASEDLALIRTQLGRPDRPVDAAIRLSNGNSYLLIDKPSQYSNLNVFFLLDEKSILDELPIFQRIIKVIPFAIILVMVILLALLSRLVFKPIQQLTSGMRILGKGQLEYRLKDGNSREFQIITMQFNQMAEQIGNLKIDVYEEQMKVQQAELKHLQAQINPHFFMNSLNIVFHLVELKQYALIKKMIGHLVSHFRFIMNTNDAWIPLRGELGHIQNYIEIQMVMYPNKLSYEVQLPQELESTLIPPLLIQPFVENAIKHGFVNNSKPFNVGITVREEAGESGNSCIAIQIRDSGPGFSAAQLDMLNQGVYERKPTDRHLGIWNVYRRMLMFYNNRARLTFHNAPDGGAVVEIRLPVQKEL; encoded by the coding sequence GTGAAACTATCATTGCGATTCAAAGTGAGTGCCCTTGTCCTGCTGCTGGTCACGCCGCTGTTCCTTTTCCTCTCCTACACCAATCTCTATTCCACCAACATTGTCCGGGAGAAGGTTGCGAAGTCTGCTTCAGACACGTTGACCCTGCACTTAGGTACACTCGATGAGCTGCTGGAGCAGACCAGCCATTATCTGCTGCGTACCGCCAATGAAAATATGCTGCTGGAGCTCTATTCGGACAGCGGTCCCGACAGCGTCAATTATTACCTGTCCATCCGTAAGCTGATGGACCAGTGGTACAGCGATGTCAGCTACTACACCATTATCCGCAGTGTCTTCGTCTACCATCAGGACCGGGACGAGTTATTCCTCAGCAGCCAGAGAGAATATTACCAGGAGAAGGAGGTCATTGCCTCCGGGCTGTCCTCGCGCCTGAAGTCGCCTAATCTCCAGGGCTCCCTGAAGTGGGAGACTGTGACCCTCGGCGACGAGCCGGTGTTATTCAAGGTGCTGCCGGACAAGAGCGGACGGCTTCTCATGGGGGTACTGGTCAGTATCGATTCTCTGGCCCAGCCGCTGACCCAGCTGGAGTCTACCGGAGGCAGCGGGCAGGTGGGCATGATCGACAATGACGGTAAATTGCTCTGGGGCCAGTTCGCCAGTGAAGATCTTGCGCTCATTCGCACCCAGCTCGGCCGCCCTGACCGTCCGGTGGATGCAGCGATCCGGCTGAGCAACGGCAATTCTTATCTGCTGATTGACAAGCCTTCGCAGTATTCCAATCTGAATGTCTTCTTCCTGCTTGACGAGAAATCGATTCTGGACGAGCTGCCGATCTTCCAGCGGATCATCAAGGTTATTCCCTTCGCCATTATCCTCGTGATGGTTATCCTGCTGGCTCTGCTCAGCAGGCTGGTGTTCAAGCCTATCCAGCAATTGACCAGCGGGATGCGTATCCTTGGTAAGGGACAGCTGGAATACCGGCTGAAGGATGGCAACAGCAGGGAGTTCCAGATCATTACCATGCAATTCAACCAGATGGCCGAGCAGATCGGCAATCTCAAGATTGATGTGTATGAGGAGCAGATGAAGGTGCAGCAGGCCGAGCTGAAGCATCTTCAGGCGCAGATCAATCCCCATTTTTTCATGAATTCCCTGAATATCGTCTTTCATCTGGTAGAGCTGAAGCAATATGCGCTGATCAAAAAGATGATCGGACATCTGGTCTCCCACTTCCGCTTCATTATGAATACCAATGACGCCTGGATTCCGCTGCGCGGCGAGCTGGGTCATATTCAGAATTATATCGAGATTCAGATGGTTATGTATCCGAACAAGCTGTCTTATGAGGTGCAGCTTCCGCAAGAGCTTGAGTCTACACTGATTCCGCCGCTGCTGATCCAGCCCTTCGTTGAGAATGCCATCAAGCATGGCTTCGTCAACAATTCGAAGCCCTTCAACGTTGGCATAACTGTCCGTGAAGAAGCCGGGGAGAGCGGCAACTCCTGCATTGCCATTCAGATCCGCGATTCCGGGCCGGGCTTCTCCGCGGCTCAGCTCGACATGCTCAATCAAGGCGTGTATGAGCGCAAGCCGACAGACCGCCATCTGGGAATATGGAACGTATACAGACGCATGCTGATGTTCTATAACAACCGGGCACGGCTTACCTTCCATAACGCTCCAGACGGAGGCGCGGTTGTGGAGATCAGACTACCCGTTCAAAAGGAGCTGTGA
- a CDS encoding response regulator has protein sequence MYRVLIVDDQYFALLGLQQGVDWSALSVSDVCLAENVDQAIAILEQQPVDLLICDIEMPGRSGLELLAWVKQSAPGTLTIMLTCHADFEYAQRAIYHGAFHYLLKPVDYEELMKISREALFEISRQKEQQQFETLIQEYRRQWEHQLPLLVERFWQDILSQRAAPVLESLTLPANTYNLDLQPGDRYFLALLGLEQWKENLSARDETIMEYALRNMADELLLSGLEGTVLQDQLGHNLAVIYVRGDMNAARHTLEQNGRTFLDTCGRLLHCSLSIYISAGVPLSGIMSAYTDVTEREQRNLNRSRQVFGPEDQMYGRDQPLAPVPQAAPMHIFGEWATLLELGELEELERRVTLWFSSIEAGRWTSELHRQLIHGILFIVHTVLAKKGLSAHASAELKPLMDKENYPKQSASLQHWAVECLRAVMRLLQTSNNVSSATVTKIRQYIRSRLSEEITRDELAAYVYLNPAYLSRLFKKETGLSISDVIIQERLQKAKQLLEETELKITDIAEQVGYTSLGSFSNLFKRIVGTTPQQYRARNRK, from the coding sequence ATGTACAGAGTACTAATCGTTGACGACCAATACTTCGCCTTGCTGGGCCTCCAGCAGGGGGTGGATTGGAGCGCGCTTAGCGTGTCGGATGTCTGTCTGGCGGAGAACGTGGATCAGGCGATTGCTATTCTTGAGCAGCAGCCCGTAGATCTGCTGATCTGCGATATCGAAATGCCCGGCAGAAGCGGCCTGGAGCTGCTGGCCTGGGTGAAGCAATCTGCCCCCGGCACGCTGACGATTATGCTGACCTGCCATGCCGATTTCGAGTATGCCCAGCGCGCGATTTATCACGGCGCCTTCCATTATCTGCTCAAGCCGGTAGACTATGAGGAATTGATGAAGATCTCCCGTGAGGCGCTATTCGAGATCAGCAGGCAGAAGGAGCAGCAGCAGTTCGAGACCCTGATCCAGGAGTACCGGAGACAATGGGAGCATCAGCTTCCCCTGCTGGTAGAACGGTTCTGGCAGGATATTCTCAGCCAGCGGGCGGCGCCCGTGCTGGAATCGCTCACCCTTCCGGCGAACACCTACAATCTGGATCTGCAGCCCGGGGACCGCTACTTCCTCGCTCTGCTGGGACTGGAGCAGTGGAAGGAGAATCTTAGCGCACGGGATGAGACGATTATGGAATATGCGCTGCGCAACATGGCCGATGAGCTGCTGCTAAGCGGGCTGGAAGGCACTGTGCTGCAGGATCAGCTCGGCCATAATCTGGCGGTCATCTACGTGCGGGGCGATATGAACGCCGCCCGGCATACGCTGGAGCAGAATGGCCGCACCTTCCTGGATACCTGCGGGCGGCTGCTGCATTGCTCCCTGTCAATCTACATCAGCGCAGGTGTCCCTCTGTCCGGTATCATGAGCGCATACACGGATGTCACGGAGCGGGAACAACGCAACCTGAACCGCTCGCGTCAGGTGTTCGGACCGGAGGATCAGATGTATGGCCGGGATCAGCCGCTTGCGCCCGTGCCTCAGGCAGCACCCATGCATATCTTCGGAGAATGGGCGACCCTTCTGGAGCTTGGCGAGCTGGAGGAGCTGGAGCGCCGAGTGACCCTGTGGTTCTCGAGCATTGAGGCCGGCCGCTGGACAAGTGAGCTGCACCGTCAGCTTATCCACGGCATCCTGTTCATTGTACACACCGTTCTCGCCAAAAAAGGCTTATCCGCACACGCCTCAGCCGAGCTGAAGCCCTTGATGGATAAGGAGAATTATCCGAAGCAGTCCGCTTCGCTCCAGCATTGGGCGGTGGAATGCCTGCGAGCCGTAATGCGCTTACTGCAGACCAGCAATAATGTATCCTCGGCCACGGTCACCAAGATCCGGCAGTATATCCGCTCCCGCCTGAGCGAAGAGATCACCCGGGATGAACTCGCGGCCTATGTCTACCTGAACCCGGCCTACTTGTCCCGGCTGTTCAAGAAGGAGACCGGGCTGTCAATCTCGGATGTGATCATACAGGAGCGGCTGCAGAAGGCCAAGCAACTGCTGGAGGAGACCGAGCTGAAGATCACCGACATCGCAGAGCAGGTCGGATACACCAGCCTCGGCAGCTTCTCCAACCTGTTCAAGCGGATCGTCGGCACCACGCCGCAGCAATACCGTGCGCGGAATAGGAAGTGA